The Bacteroidales bacterium WCE2004 nucleotide sequence GCTCCGGATCGATTACCTGATGGCGCTCTACGACTTCAGCCGCGACCTGGCGGGCAATTCCGGCATGGTGGAGCGGCCGCCGATCCAGGACCGCGACGTGTACCGGCAGCGCCTCTACGGCCTGCTGCCGAAAGACTCGGAGCAATGGCGCGTGCTGCGGATGGACGAACTGATGACGGCGGAGAAGCTGGACGCGGCCGACAGCCTGGCGCAGCTCCTGCTGGCCGGCACGAAGCCGGAGGAGCACGCCTATGCGATCTACGCCTATGAGCGCTCGGTGATCGCCGAGATGCGCGGACGGGACGACGAGCGCCTGGACTGGCTGGTCAAGTCGGCCGAAAGCGACATCATCAACGCCGTCAAGGACTACGCTTCGCTCGCGGTCATCTCCCAGATCGTCCTTCCCACGGACGTGGAGCGCTCGTTCCGCTATCTGCGCATCGCGCAGGAAGATGCCATCGCCTACAACGCCAAGCTGCGCCCCTGGCAGATCTCCCAGTTCTTCATGGAGATCGAGGACGCCTATTCCGCGCGCCGCATCCGCGCCCAGCGCGCGACCCTCATCAGTTCCTTCCTGCTGGCGGCCCTGACGCTGCTGCTCCTGCTGCTGTCGTGGTTCCTGATCACGCGCTCGCGCTCGCTGTCGCGGATGCAGAAGGAGCTTGCGGAGCGCAACCTCCTGCTCGCCGCCGCCAACGGCTCGCTCGGCGAGCTCAACAAGGAGCTGTCCCGCACCGACCAGGTCAAGGAGAAATATATCGTGGACTTCCTGCGCCGCTTCTCGGACAATGTCAACTTCATCCAGAGCGAGGACAACCACGCCCGCAACCTCCTCAAGCAGGGCAAGGCCGAGCAGCTCCTCAAGGAGCTTTCGCTCTCGACCCGTTCGGAGAAGAGCCTCAAGGAGTTCTACCGCACCTTCGACCAGACTTTCCTGCAGGCCATCTGCCCCGACTTCGTGGACCGCTTCAATGCGCTGCTCCGCGAAGACGCGCGCTTCCATCCCAAGCCGGGCGCGCTGACCACGGAGCTGCGCATCTTCGCGCTGATCCGCCTCGGCGTCGACGACTCGCGCGAAATCGCCGAATTGCTCCACTATTCCCAGAGCACCATCTACAACTACAAGGTGTCCGTCAAGAATGCGGCGCTGGGCGACCGCGACCGCTTCGAGGAGGAGGTGAAAAAGATCGGGAAGTAGTACTTTCCGGTTTTCATTATCACTACATTTTTACACGTCCATCCAATCTAGAACCCGCTGATTGTCAGCGGGTTTGTTTTTTCAGTCCACTACTATTTCATTCTTGTCGGCGGAACGGGTTTTCAGACTCCATATATTTGCCGCAGACAAGACGGCTACCAACCGTCCGACAAACAATAACCAACGTACCAACTCCAAAAAAAGCGTATGAAAAAAATTCTTTCTTTGATCCTCTCGTTAGGATTGAGCCTGGTCGCCCTGGCCCAGAACGCCTCCGTGAGCGGAGTCGTCCTTGACACGGCCGGCCAGCCGATTGTCGGCGCTTTCGTGGTGGAGCGGGGGACGACCAACGGCACCATGACCGGCGAGGACGGAACATTCTCCTTCCGCGCGTCCGAAGGTGCGCAGCTGGAAATCACCTGCATCGGCTATGAGAGCCAGCGCGTGACCGCGACGTCCGCCCGCGAACTCCGCATCGTCCTCGCGGACGACGCCGAGATGCTGGAAGAGACCGTGGTCATCGGCTACGGTGTCCAGAAGAAGAGCGTCGTGACCGCATCCATCTCCAAGGTGGACGGCGACGCCCTCAACACCGTCCGCGCTTCGACGGTCAACGACGCCCTCAAGGGCAAGGTGTCCGGCGTCCAGATCACGCAGGCCTCCGGCCAGCCCGGTTCCGGCTCGCAGATCAAGATCCGCGGCATCGGCACCGTCAACAATTCCGATCCGCTCTATATCGTGGACGGAATGCCCGTTGACGGCGGCATCGACTACCTGAACCCGACCGACATCGCTTCCGTCGAGATCCTCAAAGACGCGGCTTCCGCCGCCATCTACGGCGCCCGTGCCGCCAACGGCGTCGTGCTCGTAACCACACGCAGCGGCAAGAAAGGCCAGGCCTCCATTTCCTACAACGGCAGCTACGGCTGGCAGAACCCCTGGCGCAAGAAGGAAGTCCTCAATGCCACCGAATACATGGTGATCATGAACGAGGGCCGCATCAACGACGGCGGCCAGCCGCTCTACACCGCGGCCGAGATCGCCGCCGCCGGCAAGGGCACCGACTGGCAGGACCAGACCTTCAACTACAACGCTCCCATCACGCAGCACCAGCTGTCCGTGAGCGGCGGCACCGACAAGGCCACCTATTTCGTGTCCCTGGGCTATTTCAAGCAGGACGGCATCGTGGGCGGCAACTACGGCAAGTCCAACTTCGACCGTCTGTCGCTCCGCTCCAACAATACCTACGTCCCCTTCGAGACGGAGGACCGCAACTATCTCAACAAGCTCACCCTCACGGCGAACATCGCCTACTCCAACATCAATTCGACGGGCATCACCACCAACTCCGAGTTCGGTTCGATCCTCGGTTCGGCCGTGGCGTTCAACCCGTCCATCCCTGTGTTTGCCTCCGAGGCCGAGGCGGCCCGCATCCTGGCGGAGCACCCGACGGCCATCGTGGCCGCCGACGGCCGCGTCTACTCCCTGCCGCCGACCGGCTATCAGGAGCTGACCAACCCGGTCGCCAACTTGGACACCCCGTCCAACACCCTCTACAAGACCCACAAGTTCGTGGCCAACTTCGGCGCCGAACTGGACATCCTCCCGGGCCTCAAGTTCAAGAGCAGCTACGGCGTGGACCTCGCCTTCTGGCGCAACCGCGGCTATGGTTTCGAGCAGTACAAAAGCTCGATGAACCAGACGCTGACCAGCTGGGTCAACATGGGCATGAACGAAGGCCTGCGCTGGCAGACCGAGAACTATTTCTCCTACAGCAAGCAGCTTGGCAAGCACTT carries:
- a CDS encoding TonB-linked outer membrane protein, SusC/RagA family gives rise to the protein MKKILSLILSLGLSLVALAQNASVSGVVLDTAGQPIVGAFVVERGTTNGTMTGEDGTFSFRASEGAQLEITCIGYESQRVTATSARELRIVLADDAEMLEETVVIGYGVQKKSVVTASISKVDGDALNTVRASTVNDALKGKVSGVQITQASGQPGSGSQIKIRGIGTVNNSDPLYIVDGMPVDGGIDYLNPTDIASVEILKDAASAAIYGARAANGVVLVTTRSGKKGQASISYNGSYGWQNPWRKKEVLNATEYMVIMNEGRINDGGQPLYTAAEIAAAGKGTDWQDQTFNYNAPITQHQLSVSGGTDKATYFVSLGYFKQDGIVGGNYGKSNFDRLSLRSNNTYVPFETEDRNYLNKLTLTANIAYSNINSTGITTNSEFGSILGSAVAFNPSIPVFASEAEAARILAEHPTAIVAADGRVYSLPPTGYQELTNPVANLDTPSNTLYKTHKFVANFGAELDILPGLKFKSSYGVDLAFWRNRGYGFEQYKSSMNQTLTSWVNMGMNEGLRWQTENYFSYSKQLGKHFISAVLGQSAMSYSYVYVSGTDYQLKETNPAMAYPDSAIGSTDDERTSGGTGGFDAQRLASYFFRFDYNYDERYMVEFTIRRDGSSRFGPGHKWATFPAASLGWNLSNEPWFKDNRPGWIDQLKLRASWGKNGNENIGNFRYASLMDTGQEYYFGNEGDYGTMQPGSSPAALANPAIRWEESEQVDLGFDARLLGDRLTFGFDFYNKKTNGMLMNKPIPAYVGQGAPMSNLGDMRNWGYEFELGWQQQAGDFHYSVSANASLLRNRLINLGNESGEAVYQSNGASGVGDYVKGSNGEVWPYFYGMKTDGLFQNWDEVYAYKDKDGHLMQPNAQPGDVRFVDYNGDGYVNDDDRTKIGKGMPDWTFGVTFAADWKGFDASLFFQGSLGNQVFDYSMRGDIPAMNRPAWILDRWIGEGTSNRIPRLTNANPNQNWRSSDLWVKDGSFLRLKTAQIGYTLPEKLLRSVSVKSVRVYVAGENLLTFTKYDGFDPEMASDGYTTIGVDRGIYPQARTITVGASINF